One window from the genome of Marinobacter sp. LV10R510-11A encodes:
- the tssA gene encoding type VI secretion system protein TssA → MQVIEQHPYVEQVVTPLAGESAAGRALGEDAALVFLEDEIMKVGSLAHTDIDWSKVESESLKILSARSKDLKVLGFLLIALQRGGDGERFALSLYLLNCVLETWWAEGWPYPGDKGKRARKMMFTQMLQRAGKGAVGISFDASVGDGRSFCIEVLAKLQAQAQEKELPDDALADLKRGVEKLPQPQEVGANSEKSSEATAASASVVAGAAPSTTSASPSLGALTLDPSNERATRQSLLKVADMLTGTEPERPLGYQIRRYAIWQSITSVPPTRDGKRSDLAAVSADRIAEYREALEKSPDQALWQRIEQSLSVSPFWLDGHWLSASVASALGCESCAESIRAAVAEFVERLPQLTELTFNDGTPFLSPDAQDWLWSASTPGQSGGGASPWEQAYDTARELVGQKGLASAMQLLEEGLGGAREPREQFHWRLTSARLMKDAGLVSLATRQIQDLQQQISGLAIEDWEPALLKQLERLA, encoded by the coding sequence ATGCAGGTTATCGAACAGCATCCTTACGTTGAACAAGTCGTCACGCCGCTGGCAGGTGAGTCGGCCGCAGGCCGCGCGCTGGGTGAGGACGCTGCGCTGGTATTCCTTGAAGACGAAATCATGAAAGTCGGATCTCTAGCACATACCGACATTGACTGGAGCAAGGTTGAGAGCGAATCCCTGAAGATTCTTTCCGCCCGTAGCAAGGATTTGAAAGTTTTAGGGTTTCTTCTGATTGCCTTGCAGCGAGGTGGCGATGGTGAGCGCTTTGCTCTGTCGCTTTACCTGTTGAACTGTGTGCTAGAAACCTGGTGGGCAGAAGGCTGGCCGTACCCGGGTGATAAGGGCAAGCGGGCGCGGAAAATGATGTTCACCCAGATGCTTCAGCGTGCAGGCAAGGGCGCGGTGGGAATATCCTTCGATGCCAGCGTAGGGGACGGCCGTAGTTTCTGCATTGAGGTACTGGCAAAACTCCAGGCTCAGGCGCAAGAAAAGGAATTGCCCGACGACGCACTGGCGGATCTGAAGCGTGGCGTCGAAAAATTGCCCCAACCCCAAGAGGTCGGCGCGAATTCTGAAAAAAGCTCAGAGGCAACCGCTGCCAGTGCTTCCGTTGTTGCAGGCGCCGCGCCTTCGACGACGTCAGCAAGTCCTTCGCTTGGGGCCCTAACTCTAGACCCGAGTAATGAGCGAGCTACCCGCCAGAGCCTATTGAAAGTAGCGGACATGCTGACCGGAACCGAGCCGGAGCGCCCCTTAGGCTACCAGATCCGACGCTACGCGATCTGGCAGAGCATTACATCGGTGCCGCCAACACGGGACGGCAAACGCTCCGATCTGGCGGCGGTCAGCGCGGACAGGATCGCAGAATACCGCGAGGCCCTGGAAAAATCGCCGGATCAGGCGCTGTGGCAGCGCATAGAACAGAGCCTGTCGGTAAGCCCGTTCTGGTTGGATGGTCATTGGCTCAGTGCCAGTGTGGCTTCTGCTTTGGGATGTGAAAGCTGCGCTGAGTCCATTCGCGCCGCCGTTGCTGAGTTTGTGGAAAGGCTGCCTCAGCTGACTGAGCTGACCTTTAACGATGGCACCCCATTTTTGTCTCCAGACGCACAGGACTGGCTCTGGTCGGCATCTACACCTGGCCAGTCCGGCGGCGGCGCCAGCCCCTGGGAACAGGCCTATGACACAGCACGAGAACTGGTTGGTCAGAAAGGCCTGGCCTCTGCGATGCAGCTTTTGGAAGAGGGGCTGGGGGGAGCCCGGGAGCCGCGGGAGCAGTTCCACTGGCGCCTGACATCAGCTCGGCTGATGAAAGACGCCGGCCTGGTTAGCCTGGCGACCCGGCAGATCCAGGATCTACAACAGCAAATAAGTGGTCTGGCGATTGAAGACTGGGAACCGGCTTTACTGAAACAACTTGAACGACTGGCCTGA
- the tssM gene encoding type VI secretion system membrane subunit TssM produces MDTMWRKALLIGRWLLPYVRNAAPVTLVLGLIALLVATWWLGPKWEIGGEFPLAAWQMRALITLGVVLLVAMIWGTMLARRLGKVNADKAEEQQEQEDPILPMERRQQRLLDRQLAALKNNLPGRRGVYRLPWYLLMGLEDAGKSSLIQRSGQTYALTNVTRNNRADRNPFGFDWWIGDNGVLIDPDGELLSQSQGAAGDMQQRLWGHFIHWLERNRPQRPLNGVVLAVDLARLSTASEEQREAHAILLRTRLRELMEQIGSRLPVYVSFTKMDLLYGFGPFVRTLSKQEKEQALGFTFRLEGQLDNDDWLNEFSERFSEMVARLNERLPDVLASTRDSEDRAAAYSFTRQLAGMKPALETFLTSLLSADAFSTPALVRGTYFTSVVQEGVPEDAFVSAAANHYQVSGPIQPAQRTGQSANLFTQSLFPGIIYPEAGLAGDNRRVVHSRQRRMVIVAVVAVCAGAGITAGWQHYFIKNADAAASVETRVQSFIDNWQPVGYEPDTTGRNLLEPLDQLRQATLAFGDHRKQWLLISDMGLYKGHKVGPEVEASYLDMLAYQYLPALMFGVMGEMSRAPDDSPERLEHLRVLRMLYDASGRRNDIVTTYMSEYWQRAFPGRRDVQQRLMGHLGYAMAYTDLAKQAGSGDRTADMALAPFKSSVQWSQHELGRMSTPDRVYRDLEIEAGREFSQPTDLARTSGPAFSNVFVRVDQYGEPAGVHRGEGRAGQPLESAPDPLSIPALLTRDGLEKWFLRKSATVTELALVDAWVLGRRDNVDFSKADEAELQASLQNLYAEHYVNAWRTALSRVDIQKFEDLNHGVRVLESLTGGHAPLAQLLGQVRRNTRLVPAVEGDNVAARELLEQSAHFRMLQNIERQFTDLNQLTRKHEDQPSGLEQVMLVVNDLHEYMRNIQEAPDKGKAALNAARARMGLQGADPIFTLQRMAGHQPEPLNRLLSRLATESWRVLLDQAVAQLEREWYREVYQPFQQNLARNYPFNANAGRDVALQDFERFFAPGGVLDTFYKENLKLFLEDHPEQVGDARRAGLVRRDVLASLGKADKIRSAYFTRSGTLDVEFSLEPLNLSSNKRRSVVNLDGQLVEFSHGPSQSIPLVWPNTLRDTVESRITLVPVQVNRSPRSISQSGPWALFRLLDKADITGVSSSAVDVRFQVDDGDMRYRLHAASNTNPFTQELLSGYRIPRSLY; encoded by the coding sequence ATGGATACCATGTGGAGAAAAGCTTTACTCATTGGCCGCTGGCTACTGCCATACGTTCGAAATGCGGCACCCGTTACCCTGGTTCTGGGCCTGATTGCGCTACTGGTTGCCACCTGGTGGCTGGGGCCAAAGTGGGAGATTGGTGGAGAATTTCCACTTGCAGCGTGGCAGATGCGCGCGCTGATTACCCTGGGTGTTGTTTTACTGGTCGCCATGATCTGGGGCACGATGCTGGCCCGCCGGTTGGGCAAGGTTAATGCGGATAAAGCTGAGGAGCAGCAAGAGCAGGAGGATCCGATTTTACCGATGGAGCGCCGGCAACAGCGGTTGTTGGACCGTCAACTCGCGGCCCTGAAGAACAACCTCCCTGGGCGCCGGGGCGTCTATCGCTTGCCTTGGTATCTTCTAATGGGCCTAGAGGATGCGGGGAAATCGAGCCTTATCCAGCGTTCCGGACAGACCTATGCCCTGACCAACGTTACCCGTAATAACCGCGCGGATCGCAATCCGTTTGGGTTCGACTGGTGGATTGGCGATAACGGCGTACTGATTGATCCCGATGGCGAACTGCTGAGCCAAAGCCAAGGCGCTGCCGGGGATATGCAGCAGCGGCTCTGGGGGCACTTCATCCATTGGCTTGAGCGCAATCGCCCACAACGCCCGCTCAATGGTGTGGTGCTGGCGGTGGATTTGGCAAGGCTGAGCACGGCCAGCGAGGAGCAGCGTGAAGCCCATGCCATTCTGCTGCGAACGCGCCTCAGAGAACTGATGGAGCAGATAGGTTCGCGCCTGCCAGTGTATGTGTCTTTTACCAAGATGGATCTGCTTTACGGTTTCGGGCCTTTTGTCCGTACGCTCAGTAAGCAGGAGAAAGAGCAGGCTCTTGGATTTACCTTCCGGCTGGAAGGTCAGTTGGATAATGACGACTGGTTGAATGAATTCTCGGAGCGTTTCAGCGAGATGGTCGCACGGCTGAATGAGCGCTTACCTGACGTACTCGCCAGCACTCGGGACTCTGAAGACAGGGCCGCTGCCTATTCGTTCACCCGACAGCTGGCCGGGATGAAGCCTGCGCTTGAAACCTTCCTGACCAGTCTTCTGTCGGCCGATGCCTTCTCAACGCCCGCACTGGTTCGGGGTACTTACTTCACCTCTGTGGTGCAGGAAGGTGTGCCCGAAGATGCTTTTGTCTCCGCCGCCGCCAACCATTACCAAGTATCCGGCCCAATTCAGCCGGCCCAGCGCACGGGCCAGTCGGCAAACCTGTTTACCCAGTCGCTGTTCCCCGGGATTATCTATCCCGAAGCCGGGCTTGCTGGGGACAATCGCCGGGTTGTGCATAGCCGCCAGCGCCGGATGGTTATCGTCGCCGTCGTTGCTGTATGTGCCGGCGCAGGCATAACTGCAGGCTGGCAGCATTACTTTATCAAGAACGCCGACGCGGCCGCCTCGGTGGAGACAAGGGTGCAGAGCTTCATCGATAACTGGCAGCCGGTGGGATACGAGCCGGATACCACTGGCCGCAACCTGCTTGAGCCGCTGGATCAGTTGCGCCAGGCAACCTTGGCGTTCGGAGACCATCGAAAACAATGGCTGCTGATCAGCGATATGGGGCTGTATAAAGGCCACAAAGTAGGGCCAGAAGTAGAAGCGTCCTACCTAGATATGTTGGCCTACCAATACTTGCCCGCATTGATGTTCGGTGTGATGGGCGAAATGAGCCGGGCTCCGGACGATAGCCCGGAGCGCCTTGAACATCTGCGTGTGCTGCGAATGCTCTACGATGCCAGTGGCCGCCGCAACGATATTGTAACCACCTACATGAGCGAATACTGGCAGCGTGCGTTCCCTGGTCGGCGTGATGTTCAGCAACGACTTATGGGGCACCTCGGCTACGCCATGGCCTACACCGACCTGGCAAAGCAAGCGGGCAGTGGCGATAGAACTGCCGATATGGCGCTTGCACCCTTCAAGAGCAGCGTACAGTGGTCGCAACACGAGCTGGGGCGGATGTCGACGCCAGATCGCGTGTACCGGGATTTGGAAATAGAGGCAGGCCGGGAATTCAGTCAGCCCACTGATCTGGCCCGTACCTCTGGCCCGGCATTCAGCAACGTGTTTGTGCGCGTGGATCAGTATGGTGAGCCTGCCGGAGTGCACAGAGGAGAAGGAAGAGCCGGTCAGCCATTGGAATCAGCACCGGATCCTTTGAGCATTCCTGCACTGCTGACCCGGGACGGCCTGGAAAAGTGGTTCTTGCGCAAATCTGCCACGGTGACAGAGCTGGCCCTCGTAGACGCCTGGGTACTCGGGCGCAGAGACAATGTGGACTTCAGCAAAGCCGATGAAGCAGAGCTGCAAGCCAGTTTGCAGAATCTCTACGCCGAGCACTATGTCAACGCCTGGCGCACAGCTTTGAGCCGAGTCGATATCCAGAAATTTGAAGATCTGAACCATGGTGTTCGTGTACTGGAAAGCCTTACCGGTGGCCATGCACCTTTGGCACAGTTGCTTGGGCAGGTTCGACGAAACACGCGCCTGGTGCCTGCTGTTGAAGGGGATAACGTAGCAGCGCGGGAGTTGCTTGAGCAATCGGCCCACTTCCGCATGTTGCAGAATATCGAACGCCAGTTTACGGATCTCAACCAGCTTACCCGCAAGCACGAAGATCAGCCCAGTGGGCTTGAGCAGGTCATGTTGGTGGTGAACGATCTGCACGAATACATGCGCAATATTCAAGAGGCACCAGACAAGGGTAAAGCCGCGCTCAATGCGGCCCGCGCCAGAATGGGGCTACAGGGTGCAGATCCGATTTTCACCCTACAGCGGATGGCGGGACACCAGCCCGAGCCGCTTAATCGGCTGCTCAGCAGATTGGCCACAGAAAGCTGGCGAGTGCTGCTGGATCAGGCCGTAGCGCAGCTTGAGCGGGAGTGGTACCGGGAGGTTTATCAGCCGTTCCAGCAAAATCTGGCCAGGAACTACCCGTTTAACGCCAATGCCGGTCGCGATGTCGCCTTGCAGGATTTTGAACGGTTTTTTGCGCCGGGTGGCGTGTTGGATACGTTCTACAAGGAGAACCTAAAACTGTTCCTGGAGGATCATCCGGAACAAGTGGGGGATGCCCGTAGAGCCGGGCTGGTACGCCGAGATGTGCTGGCGTCTCTGGGTAAGGCCGATAAAATCCGCAGTGCTTACTTCACGCGCAGTGGCACGCTGGATGTGGAGTTTTCTCTAGAGCCCCTGAACCTATCTTCCAATAAGCGCCGCAGCGTGGTGAACCTTGATGGCCAGCTGGTGGAATTCAGTCACGGCCCAAGCCAGAGTATTCCCTTGGTATGGCCCAACACCCTGAGGGACACAGTAGAAAGCCGTATTACTCTGGTTCCGGTGCAGGTAAATCGCTCGCCGCGCAGTATTTCCCAGAGTGGCCCCTGGGCGTTGTTCCGCCTGCTTGATAAAGCCGACATAACCGGTGTCAGTAGCAGCGCGGTGGATGTTCGTTTTCAGGTTGATGATGGCGACATGCGTTATCGCTTACACGCGGCAAGCAACACCAACCCATTCACTCAGGAATTGCTATCGGGCTATCGGATTCCCCGCAGCCTGTACTGA
- a CDS encoding DNA ligase: protein MLAKPVEVVCSLLLPALLLSLLLVSRAGLASPPPVPLANTYHKGVALEDYWVSEKFDGVRAYWDGQRFLSRNGNVYQAPDWFVGDLPDVPLDGELWMGRQRFAELSGAVRKRIPVDSEWRAIQFYVFDLPAPAPFHERYRQLKTLVENTDSRYLTLVEQAPATSHTELMVRLNRVVAEGSEGLMLKRLESRYEAGRSDDLLKVKTFDDAEAVVVEHLAGKGRLQGMMGALRVELPNGRRFRIGSGFSDELRAQPPAPGTRITFKYYGRTATGLPRFASFLRVRDDEPAQLRIPMRVLE, encoded by the coding sequence ATGCTGGCCAAACCCGTAGAGGTTGTTTGCAGTCTATTATTACCGGCTTTGCTACTGAGTCTGCTATTGGTGTCCCGGGCTGGCCTAGCCAGCCCGCCGCCAGTGCCCCTCGCCAACACATACCACAAAGGGGTCGCACTGGAGGATTATTGGGTTAGCGAGAAGTTTGATGGAGTGCGAGCTTACTGGGATGGCCAGAGGTTTTTATCTCGTAACGGCAATGTTTATCAGGCGCCGGATTGGTTTGTCGGGGATCTCCCCGATGTTCCACTTGATGGTGAACTTTGGATGGGTCGACAGCGTTTTGCCGAGCTTTCTGGGGCGGTGCGTAAACGAATTCCGGTGGACAGTGAATGGCGTGCTATCCAGTTTTATGTCTTCGACTTGCCGGCTCCGGCCCCGTTTCACGAGCGATACCGACAGCTGAAAACGTTGGTAGAAAACACGGATTCCCGCTATCTAACGCTTGTAGAGCAGGCCCCGGCCACCTCTCATACCGAACTGATGGTTCGTCTCAACAGGGTGGTCGCTGAAGGAAGTGAAGGGTTGATGCTAAAGCGGCTCGAAAGCCGGTATGAAGCGGGCCGTTCTGATGATCTGCTGAAGGTAAAAACCTTTGACGACGCAGAAGCCGTGGTGGTTGAGCACTTGGCTGGAAAAGGCCGACTTCAGGGGATGATGGGTGCCTTGCGGGTAGAGCTTCCGAACGGTCGCCGCTTTCGCATCGGCTCCGGGTTCAGTGATGAACTGCGCGCCCAACCACCCGCTCCGGGAACTCGCATAACCTTCAAATACTATGGCCGTACGGCGACCGGCCTGCCACGCTTCGCTAGTTTTCTGCGCGTGCGTGATGACGAGCCCGCACAGTTACGGATTCCCATGCGTGTGCTAGAGTAA
- a CDS encoding outer membrane beta-barrel protein has product MCNCFVCQRIRSSGKDDTRAKLKGGALVAIGRLPVTDSFGVYAKAGAFAAALDVDAFNEDETYDDVSPVIGAGVDFRITDHLTTFLEYNRYNVDIDKKDFHNNLSNDNPEFDTAQVGLKFQF; this is encoded by the coding sequence TTGTGCAACTGTTTTGTCTGCCAGCGTATTCGCAGCTCCGGTAAAGACGATACCAGAGCCAAGCTTAAAGGCGGTGCCCTTGTAGCGATTGGTCGTTTGCCAGTAACAGATAGTTTCGGCGTATACGCCAAAGCGGGTGCCTTCGCGGCCGCACTTGATGTGGATGCTTTTAACGAAGACGAGACCTATGACGACGTAAGCCCCGTTATCGGTGCGGGTGTCGACTTCCGCATCACAGATCATCTGACCACGTTCCTGGAGTACAATCGCTATAACGTTGACATTGATAAAAAAGATTTCCATAACAACTTGAGCAACGACAACCCCGAGTTTGATACCGCTCAGGTTGGCTTGAAATTCCAGTTCTGA
- a CDS encoding ATP-binding protein, with the protein MSGNEPFDWPSTPAAVWRRHREGLRAVRRLDPVQWDSLTGIDRQQQALARNTERFLAGKPSNNVLLWGARGTGKSSLIKALLNRYNEQGLRIIEVDKDDLVNLPEIVDDLCDLPFRFIIFCDDLSFDVGESGYKALKSVLEGSLELPPENVRVYATSNRRHLMPEFMSDNLKGKAQDGEIHPAEAIEEQVSLADRFGLQLSFYAFSQEVYLQAVDALFPDVADRENLHREAIRFATSKGARNGRTAQQFFRQFSGDKSLG; encoded by the coding sequence ATGTCTGGAAACGAACCTTTTGACTGGCCATCAACCCCCGCAGCCGTGTGGCGCCGCCATCGCGAGGGTCTGCGCGCAGTGCGGAGACTGGATCCGGTTCAGTGGGACTCTCTGACCGGTATTGACCGCCAGCAGCAAGCGCTTGCACGTAACACCGAGCGCTTTCTTGCAGGAAAGCCGTCAAATAATGTGCTGCTCTGGGGTGCCAGGGGAACCGGCAAGTCGTCCCTGATCAAGGCACTGTTGAATCGCTACAACGAGCAGGGGCTGAGAATTATTGAGGTAGACAAGGATGACTTGGTAAATCTGCCGGAGATTGTTGATGATCTCTGCGATCTGCCGTTTCGCTTCATCATCTTTTGTGATGACTTGTCCTTTGATGTGGGTGAATCAGGCTACAAGGCTTTGAAAAGCGTGCTTGAAGGCTCGCTGGAACTGCCGCCTGAGAATGTTCGTGTCTATGCCACATCGAACCGCCGCCATCTGATGCCAGAATTCATGTCCGACAACCTCAAAGGTAAGGCGCAGGATGGGGAAATACACCCTGCTGAAGCGATAGAAGAGCAGGTCTCGCTGGCCGACCGTTTTGGCCTGCAGCTATCCTTTTACGCATTCTCGCAAGAGGTTTATTTGCAGGCTGTGGATGCTTTGTTTCCGGACGTCGCCGACCGGGAAAATCTGCACCGTGAAGCCATTCGGTTTGCAACCTCCAAGGGAGCCCGCAATGGTCGTACCGCGCAGCAGTTTTTTCGGCAGTTTTCCGGTGACAAAAGCCTTGGTTGA
- a CDS encoding ATP-binding protein produces MTLKRQLFVASLLMLLIPWAGLQFVLELDQALRQQALQQLQDQAERLAKTAGDLSLGLPIVAPQTSAIYVENLSNPLNLDGYSDDWPGYDEGEQFQPWQSAKHSDQPAENTGKPTMRWQAATDQRHLYLLIRISGRQLVFFNPGAPEQPHDRLLLWLEPANGKLDPDTQPAAWLVRTPAPGKVYATIYTPDYATTENAQTPDYRVTGYWHSVGNGWQLELELPKPPQGSRLGFTARWQENSDSAQTSTSTNPLPALVERKPELERQLIPGMSKGQTARLIEPAGWVIAEQSTPSRQIPPEFEALSPLQVVEHISLNALRALVQFYQPKPATLAASVNQLEMNGLPSEGLVRHEDDSVWMMTTKPVFGGRTLVLEQSLDQLLTLSGSTLGSVIARSTLIIIGLTLVLLGYASWLSWRIARLQRAVSASIDQDGRIIGTLPGSKARDELGQLQNHFAQMADRLHGYNRYLESFSQRLSHELKTPVAVVRSSLENLTHSETEEERSQYIGRAAAATERLRQILNGMSEAARLEQSFDHADKEAFDLADVIGQATAAYQSLDEHHQFDYAGPESGISLTGSPELMVQLLDKLIDNARDFTPEEGRIQISLEQTEAHTCLSVFNEGSALPDNPDTSIFSPFVSVREGREEGHLGQGLLIVQLIADFHGGHVEAGNETRNGIGGVCFRVIVPAAHF; encoded by the coding sequence ATGACCCTCAAACGCCAACTCTTTGTTGCTAGCCTATTAATGCTACTGATCCCGTGGGCCGGCCTGCAGTTTGTGCTGGAGCTGGATCAGGCTCTGCGACAACAGGCTCTTCAGCAGTTGCAGGATCAGGCCGAACGGCTGGCAAAAACAGCCGGAGACCTTAGCCTCGGCCTTCCCATCGTTGCACCTCAAACGTCTGCTATTTATGTAGAAAACCTCAGCAATCCTCTTAATTTAGATGGCTACAGCGACGACTGGCCAGGTTACGACGAAGGGGAACAGTTCCAGCCTTGGCAATCTGCCAAACATTCAGATCAGCCAGCGGAAAACACCGGCAAACCCACCATGCGTTGGCAAGCGGCCACCGACCAGCGCCACCTGTACCTGTTGATACGTATCAGTGGCCGCCAGCTCGTATTCTTTAATCCTGGCGCACCCGAACAGCCCCATGACCGGCTCCTGCTCTGGCTGGAACCCGCAAACGGAAAGCTTGATCCGGATACCCAGCCTGCTGCGTGGTTAGTACGCACCCCAGCACCCGGCAAGGTGTACGCCACCATTTACACCCCTGATTACGCCACGACAGAAAACGCGCAAACGCCCGACTATCGGGTAACCGGTTACTGGCACAGTGTGGGCAACGGTTGGCAGCTTGAACTGGAACTGCCCAAACCCCCGCAAGGCAGCCGCCTGGGCTTTACCGCCCGATGGCAGGAGAACTCAGATTCGGCGCAAACATCAACGTCGACAAACCCCTTACCGGCTTTAGTCGAACGTAAACCTGAGCTGGAGCGGCAACTGATCCCGGGCATGAGCAAGGGACAAACTGCCCGGCTAATCGAGCCGGCAGGCTGGGTGATCGCGGAACAGTCCACGCCCTCCCGGCAGATACCACCAGAATTCGAAGCGCTCAGCCCTTTGCAGGTCGTTGAGCATATAAGCCTCAATGCCCTGCGGGCACTAGTGCAGTTTTATCAACCCAAGCCGGCAACCCTTGCCGCCAGCGTCAACCAGCTCGAAATGAACGGTCTGCCAAGCGAAGGGCTCGTCCGCCATGAGGACGACAGTGTCTGGATGATGACCACCAAGCCGGTATTCGGTGGCCGGACTCTGGTACTGGAACAATCACTGGATCAACTACTTACGCTGTCCGGTTCTACTCTAGGCTCGGTCATTGCCCGCAGTACGCTTATTATTATCGGCCTGACATTGGTATTGCTGGGCTACGCAAGCTGGTTGTCCTGGCGCATTGCCCGTTTGCAGCGCGCGGTCAGCGCCAGCATTGACCAGGACGGCCGGATTATCGGCACGCTGCCAGGCTCTAAAGCCCGGGATGAGCTGGGGCAACTGCAGAATCATTTCGCCCAGATGGCCGACAGGCTGCATGGCTACAATCGTTATCTGGAAAGCTTTTCGCAGCGCCTGTCCCATGAACTCAAAACCCCGGTAGCCGTGGTGCGCTCATCGCTGGAAAACCTCACCCACAGCGAAACAGAAGAAGAGCGCTCCCAGTACATCGGGCGCGCGGCTGCAGCGACCGAGCGCTTACGGCAAATTCTTAATGGCATGAGCGAGGCCGCCCGGCTGGAACAGAGCTTTGATCATGCCGACAAGGAAGCATTCGATTTGGCCGATGTGATCGGCCAGGCAACAGCGGCCTACCAATCCCTAGATGAGCATCACCAATTTGATTACGCAGGGCCAGAGTCGGGCATAAGCCTGACTGGCTCCCCAGAGCTGATGGTGCAACTGCTTGATAAGCTGATAGACAACGCTAGGGATTTCACGCCGGAAGAGGGTCGAATCCAGATCAGTCTTGAACAAACGGAGGCACACACTTGCCTGTCCGTATTCAACGAAGGCTCAGCGCTACCGGACAATCCGGATACCAGTATCTTCAGTCCTTTCGTGTCGGTGCGGGAAGGCCGAGAAGAAGGTCACCTTGGCCAGGGCCTGCTCATTGTCCAACTGATCGCAGATTTTCACGGCGGCCATGTTGAAGCGGGAAATGAAACCCGAAACGGCATAGGCGGTGTCTGTTTTCGGGTTATCGTTCCGGCGGCGCATTTTTAA
- the pdsR gene encoding proteobacterial dedicated sortase system response regulator, producing the protein MKKHLVLIEDEPAIRDNYRAAFERRGYRVSTYGDRSSAWQVLRQSLPDLAIIDVGLGDEPEGGFALCQYLRSLSGTLPIIFLTARDSDIDSVHGLRLGADDYVTKDMSMEHLLARVTALLRRADAWAEALQKPDEVVSRGRLNLNVDRMTVAWDQTAIDLTVTEFWMLHALVQHPGHVRSREQLMEAASTVLDDNTVTSHIKRIRSKFLQLDSTFDSIQTAYGMGYRWNAREL; encoded by the coding sequence ATGAAAAAACACCTAGTCCTGATAGAGGACGAGCCCGCCATCCGCGACAACTACCGCGCCGCGTTTGAACGCCGGGGCTATCGCGTATCCACCTACGGTGACCGATCGTCCGCCTGGCAGGTGCTGCGCCAGAGCCTGCCAGATCTCGCCATTATTGATGTCGGACTGGGGGATGAGCCCGAAGGCGGATTTGCCCTGTGCCAATACTTACGCTCACTGTCCGGAACACTGCCCATCATCTTCCTCACCGCCCGGGACAGCGACATAGATTCCGTACACGGCCTGCGCCTGGGCGCAGACGACTACGTCACCAAAGACATGAGCATGGAACACCTGCTGGCACGGGTGACCGCCCTGCTACGCCGGGCAGACGCCTGGGCAGAAGCCCTGCAAAAACCAGATGAAGTAGTAAGCCGTGGCCGCCTCAACCTCAACGTTGATCGCATGACCGTGGCCTGGGATCAGACCGCGATAGACCTCACCGTTACGGAATTTTGGATGCTGCACGCATTGGTTCAGCACCCGGGCCACGTGCGCAGCCGCGAACAACTCATGGAAGCCGCCAGCACGGTTTTGGATGACAACACTGTGACCTCCCACATTAAACGCATCCGCAGCAAATTCCTTCAGCTCGACAGCACCTTCGACAGCATCCAGACCGCCTACGGCATGGGCTATCGCTGGAATGCCCGTGAGCTCTGA